A genome region from Platichthys flesus chromosome 12, fPlaFle2.1, whole genome shotgun sequence includes the following:
- the LOC133966030 gene encoding transmembrane protein 229B-like, with amino-acid sequence MENIKLNKRRTQGSCDQGTRVDNESPAEQLGSGSSRPLSALVRLYVYALHGCLCEVAFTAVFDWCSTRDRKLAGHSSLWALPMYATAIYLMEGLRARLLAQRKPLPVRLMVYTLFIYLWELSWGAGLGLLGACPWDYSGYRYNLRGLVTLEYAVPWAVAAFIAEQHVIKNTLRIRLHN; translated from the exons ATGGAgaatataaaactaaataaaaggaGAACACAAGGTAGCTGCGACCAAG GGACCAGAGTTGATAATGAATCCCCAGCAGAACAACTTGGCAGCGGCTCCAGTCGTCCTCTCTCTGCCCTGGTCCGTCTCTATGTCTATGCGCTGCACGGCTGCCTATGTGAGGTGGCCTTCACTGCCGTGTTCGACTGGTGCAGCACCAGAGACAGGAAGCTGGCAGGTCACAGCAGCCTGTGGGCGCTGCCCATGTACGCCACTGCAATCTACCTCATGGAGGGCCTGAGAGCACGGCTGCTCGCTCAACGTAAGCCACTGCCTGTGCGTCTGATGGTCTACACCCTGTTCATCTACTTATGGGAGCTGAGCTGGGGAGCAGGGCTGGGGTTGCTGGGGGCCTGTCCCTGGGACTACTCTGGTTATAGGTACAACCTGAGAGGACTGGTGACGCTGGAGTACGCTGTGCCCTGGGCTGTGGCAGCTTTTATAGCAGAGCAGCATGTGATCAAGAACACTCTGCGGATAAGACTGCACAACTGA
- the LOC133966029 gene encoding 3-hydroxyanthranilate 3,4-dioxygenase-like, giving the protein MSNSPLLVNVEKWIAQNQNDFLPPVCNKLMHFLQLNIMFVGGPNSRKDYHIEEGEELFYQLKGDMCLKVIENGKHKDVHIREGEMFLLPARIPHSPQRLANTVGLVVERRRLLTETDCLRYHVDNTTDILFEKWFYCQNLGTQLVPIIKEFFLSDQYKTGKPDPDEVFRQPPFQMNTMNVMLPFSFKDWLDKQRPSLASGRPVDMFGAQFETEVMVFGPGLTETTVPQSDVWIWQMEGSSKVTMNELEATLTAGDSLLIPEQSKYQWQREDRTVALLVVQNPERKRP; this is encoded by the exons ATGAGTAACAGTCCTCTTCTTGTGAATGTGGAAAAATGGATTGCACAGAACCAGAATGATTTTCTGCCGCCAGTGTGCAACAAGCTCAT GCACTTTCTTCAGCTGAATATCATGTTTGTCGGCGGTCCAAACAGCAGGAAGGATTATCACatagaagaaggagaggag TTGTTCTACCAGCTGAAGGGAGACATGTGTCTGAAAGTGATTGAAAACGGCAAACACAAGGATGTGCAcatcagagagggagag ATGTTCCTGCTGCCGGCTCGGATACCCCACTCCCCACAGAGACTGGCCAACACTGTGGGGCTGGTGGTGGAGAGGAGACGACTGCTGACTGAGACTGACTGCTTGAg GTACCATGTGGACAACACCACTGACATCCTGTTTGAGAAATGGTTTTACTGTCAGAATCTTGGAACCCAACTGGTGCCAATAATCAAAGA ATTCTTTTTATCAGACCAGTACAAAACAGGAAAACCTGATCCGG atgaagtcTTCAGGCAGCCTCCCTTCCAGATGAACACCATGAACGTGATGTTGCCTTTCAGCTTCAAAGATTGGCTGGACAAGCAGAGGCCTTCGCTGGCCAGTGGCAGGCCCGTCGACATGTTCGGAGCTCAGTTTGAGACAGAG GTGATGGTGTTTGGACCTGGCCTGACAGAGACAACAGTACCACAGAGTGACGTGTGGATTTGGCAGATG GAAGGATCCTCCAAAGTGACCATGAATGAGCTGGAGGCAACTCTTACTGCAGGAGACAGTTTACTTATTCCTGAACAGAGCAA GTACCAgtggcagagagaggacaggactGTTGCCCTGTTGGTGGTTCAAAACCCTGAGCGGAAAAGACCATGA